In one window of Cupriavidus necator N-1 DNA:
- a CDS encoding sulfite exporter TauE/SafE family protein, producing the protein MTEFAFLAVAAFLAGLIDAVAGGGGLVQIPAMFSAYPNIAPATLLGTNKMGSIAGTANAALRYGRSVRIYWGATAPAVVAALIFSMAGAWALTRIPAEPLRKALPFVLVVLLVYTVAKRDLGTEHAPTLSGSRERVAALLAGAAIGFYDGVFGPGTGSFLMIAFVRVFGYDFLHAAASTKVVNLATNLAALLLLASKGHVWWQLGLVMAVANIAGSQVGSKLALRHGSAFVRKVFIVVVSALILKTAWDAFLR; encoded by the coding sequence ATGACGGAATTCGCATTCCTGGCGGTTGCCGCCTTTCTCGCCGGCCTGATCGACGCGGTCGCCGGCGGCGGCGGCCTGGTACAGATCCCGGCAATGTTCTCGGCCTATCCCAATATCGCGCCGGCCACGCTGCTGGGCACCAACAAGATGGGCTCGATCGCGGGCACCGCCAACGCGGCGCTGCGCTACGGCCGCAGCGTGCGCATCTACTGGGGCGCGACCGCGCCCGCGGTGGTGGCGGCCCTTATCTTCTCGATGGCCGGTGCCTGGGCGCTGACCAGGATCCCGGCGGAGCCGCTGCGCAAGGCGCTGCCGTTCGTGCTGGTGGTGTTGCTGGTCTACACCGTGGCCAAGAGGGACCTGGGCACGGAACATGCGCCGACGTTGTCGGGGTCGCGCGAGCGCGTCGCGGCGCTGCTGGCTGGGGCTGCCATCGGCTTCTATGACGGCGTGTTTGGCCCGGGCACCGGCAGCTTCCTGATGATCGCGTTCGTGCGGGTGTTCGGCTATGACTTCCTGCACGCGGCGGCCTCGACCAAGGTGGTCAACCTTGCCACCAACCTGGCGGCGCTGCTGTTGCTGGCCAGCAAGGGCCATGTCTGGTGGCAACTGGGCCTGGTGATGGCAGTGGCCAACATCGCCGGCAGCCAGGTGGGCAGCAAGCTGGCCCTGCGCCACGGCAGCGCCTTCGTGCGCAAGGTGTTTATCGTGGTGGTGAGCGCGCTGATCCTGAAGACCGCCTGGGACGCGTTCCTGCGCTGA
- a CDS encoding branched-chain amino acid ABC transporter permease: protein MSTPSTSSTPSTVAANAGNAGKGQGVQKKLLYGLLLLALVAAPLAGAYPVFVLKVLCFALFACAFNLLIGYTGLLSFGHAAFFGGAGYAAGHAMKVWGVTPEIGLILGTGAGALIGYVVGSLAIRRQGIYFSMITLALAQMLFFICLQAPFTGGEDGLQGIPRGKLFGLLPLSDDLTLYYVALAIIVAAFALIVRTVHSPFGQILKAIKENEPRAISLGYDVDRFKLTAFVLSAALSGLAGSIKALVLGFETLTDVHWSMSGSVILMTLVGGLGTLSGPIVGAFVVVALENKLGDIGNFLASVTGISWFGTLGESVTMVTGVIFVICVLTFRRGIMGELLARFGGHSGKRE, encoded by the coding sequence ATGAGCACACCCTCCACATCATCGACGCCATCCACGGTGGCGGCCAACGCGGGCAACGCAGGAAAGGGACAAGGCGTGCAGAAGAAACTGTTGTACGGATTGCTGCTGCTGGCACTGGTGGCCGCGCCGCTGGCCGGTGCGTATCCGGTGTTCGTGCTCAAGGTGCTGTGCTTTGCGCTGTTTGCGTGCGCCTTCAACCTGCTGATCGGCTATACCGGACTACTGTCGTTCGGCCATGCGGCCTTTTTCGGCGGCGCTGGCTATGCCGCCGGCCATGCCATGAAGGTCTGGGGCGTGACCCCGGAAATCGGCCTGATCCTGGGCACCGGTGCGGGCGCGCTGATCGGCTACGTGGTGGGCTCGCTGGCCATCCGCCGGCAGGGCATCTACTTCTCGATGATCACGCTGGCGCTGGCGCAGATGCTGTTCTTTATCTGCCTGCAGGCGCCGTTCACCGGCGGCGAGGACGGCCTGCAGGGCATCCCGCGCGGCAAGCTGTTCGGGCTGCTGCCGCTGTCGGACGACCTGACGCTGTACTACGTCGCGCTGGCGATCATTGTGGCCGCCTTTGCGCTGATCGTGCGCACGGTGCATTCGCCGTTCGGGCAGATCCTGAAGGCGATCAAGGAGAACGAGCCGCGCGCGATCTCGCTGGGCTATGACGTCGACCGCTTCAAGCTGACCGCCTTCGTGCTGTCGGCGGCGCTGTCGGGGCTGGCCGGCTCGATCAAGGCGCTGGTGCTGGGCTTCGAGACGCTGACCGACGTGCACTGGTCGATGTCGGGCTCGGTCATCCTGATGACGCTGGTCGGCGGCCTGGGCACATTGTCGGGCCCGATTGTCGGTGCCTTCGTGGTGGTCGCGCTGGAGAACAAGCTGGGCGATATCGGCAACTTCCTGGCGTCGGTCACCGGCATCTCCTGGTTCGGCACGCTGGGCGAGTCGGTGACAATGGTGACCGGTGTGATCTTCGTGATCTGCGTGCTGACTTTCCGCCGTGGCATCATGGGCGAACTGCTGGCGCGCTTCGGGGGCCACTCGGGCAAGCGGGAGTAA
- a CDS encoding branched-chain amino acid ABC transporter permease, with product MDIFGIPLPAMLSQLLLGLVNGAFYAMLSLGLAVIFGLLNVINFAHGALFMLGAVLAWMGMEYAGLNYWIMLLLSPLVVAALGVVIEKTMLRWIYKLDHIYGLLLTLGITLVVEGIFRSIYGVSGLPYSTPDALQGATDLGFMILPNYRAWVVVASLVVCFATWYVIEKTKLGAYLRAGTENPKMVEAFGVNVPLMVTLTYGFGVALAAFAGVLAAPVIQISPLMGQNLIIIVFAVVVIGGMGSIMGSILTGLGLGVVEGLTKVFYPEASSTVVFFIMVIVLLLRPAGLFGKEK from the coding sequence ATGGACATCTTCGGAATCCCCTTGCCGGCCATGCTTTCCCAGCTCTTGCTGGGGCTGGTCAACGGCGCCTTCTATGCGATGCTGAGCCTGGGCCTGGCGGTTATCTTCGGCCTGCTCAACGTCATCAATTTCGCGCACGGCGCGCTCTTCATGCTGGGCGCGGTGCTGGCCTGGATGGGCATGGAGTACGCCGGGCTGAACTACTGGATCATGCTGCTGCTGTCGCCGCTGGTCGTCGCCGCGCTGGGCGTGGTGATCGAGAAGACCATGCTGCGCTGGATCTACAAGCTCGACCATATCTACGGCCTGCTGCTGACGCTGGGCATCACGCTGGTGGTCGAGGGCATCTTCCGCTCGATCTACGGCGTCTCCGGGCTGCCGTACTCGACGCCGGACGCGCTGCAGGGCGCGACCGACCTGGGCTTCATGATTCTGCCCAACTACCGCGCGTGGGTCGTGGTGGCGTCGCTGGTGGTGTGCTTCGCCACCTGGTACGTGATCGAGAAGACCAAGCTGGGCGCCTACCTGCGCGCCGGCACCGAGAACCCCAAGATGGTCGAGGCCTTCGGCGTCAACGTGCCGCTGATGGTGACGCTGACCTACGGCTTCGGCGTCGCGCTGGCCGCGTTCGCGGGCGTGCTGGCGGCGCCGGTGATCCAGATCTCGCCGCTGATGGGGCAGAACCTGATCATTATTGTGTTCGCGGTGGTGGTGATCGGCGGCATGGGTTCGATCATGGGTTCGATCCTGACCGGCCTGGGGCTGGGCGTGGTCGAGGGGCTGACCAAGGTGTTCTATCCGGAAGCGTCGTCGACCGTGGTGTTCTTCATCATGGTGATCGTGCTGCTGCTGCGCCCGGCCGGGCTGTTCGGGAAGGAGAAGTGA
- a CDS encoding ABC transporter substrate-binding protein — MKKTRLAAAMAAIAMGAVSFSAVAQVSGDTVKIGYITDMSGLYADIDGPGGLEAIKMAVEDRGGKVLGKPIEIVSADHQNKADIAASKAREWMDQQGLDMLLGGTNSGTALAMNKVASEKKRVYINIGAGTARLTNEECSPYTVHYAYDTVALAKGTGSAVVKQGGKSWFFLTADYAFGHSLESDTAAVVKANGGSVAGQVRHPLSASDFSSFLLQAQSSKAQILGLANAGGDTINAIKAAKEFGITKSMKIAGLLMFINDVHSLGLKNTEGLLMTDSWYWDMNDDTRKFANRFFGKMKKMPSSLQAADYSAASTYLKAVEAAKTDDPDKVMAELKKMKINDFYTKGYIRQDGRGIHDMYLMQVKSAAESKKPWDYLKVVATIPGDQAFTTVAESKCAMLKK; from the coding sequence ATGAAAAAGACTCGGCTCGCGGCCGCGATGGCTGCCATTGCCATGGGTGCGGTTTCCTTCAGCGCCGTTGCCCAGGTGTCCGGCGACACCGTGAAGATCGGCTATATCACCGACATGTCGGGCCTGTACGCCGACATCGACGGCCCCGGCGGCCTGGAAGCCATCAAGATGGCGGTCGAGGACCGCGGCGGCAAGGTGCTGGGCAAGCCCATCGAAATCGTCTCGGCCGACCACCAGAACAAGGCCGACATCGCCGCCTCGAAGGCGCGCGAATGGATGGACCAGCAGGGCCTGGACATGCTGCTGGGCGGCACCAACTCCGGCACCGCGCTGGCCATGAACAAGGTGGCCTCAGAGAAGAAGCGCGTCTACATCAACATCGGCGCCGGCACGGCGCGCCTGACCAACGAAGAGTGCTCGCCGTACACGGTGCACTACGCCTATGACACCGTGGCGCTGGCCAAGGGCACCGGCAGCGCGGTGGTCAAGCAAGGCGGCAAGTCGTGGTTCTTCCTGACCGCCGACTACGCCTTCGGCCATTCGCTGGAAAGCGACACCGCGGCCGTGGTCAAGGCCAACGGCGGCTCGGTGGCGGGCCAGGTGCGCCATCCGCTGTCGGCATCGGACTTCTCGTCGTTCCTGCTGCAGGCGCAGTCGTCCAAGGCGCAGATCCTGGGCCTGGCCAACGCCGGCGGCGACACCATCAACGCGATCAAGGCGGCCAAGGAATTCGGCATTACCAAGTCGATGAAGATCGCTGGCCTGCTGATGTTCATCAACGATGTGCACAGCCTCGGGCTGAAGAACACCGAAGGCCTGCTGATGACAGACAGCTGGTACTGGGACATGAACGACGACACCCGCAAGTTCGCCAACCGCTTCTTCGGCAAGATGAAGAAGATGCCGAGCAGCCTGCAGGCGGCGGACTACTCGGCGGCCAGCACCTACCTGAAGGCGGTGGAAGCAGCCAAGACCGACGATCCGGACAAGGTCATGGCTGAACTCAAGAAGATGAAGATCAACGACTTCTACACCAAGGGTTATATCCGCCAGGACGGCCGGGGCATCCACGACATGTACCTGATGCAGGTGAAGTCCGCGGCAGAGTCGAAGAAGCCGTGGGACTACCTGAAGGTGGTCGCGACCATCCCGGGCGACCAGGCCTTTACCACGGTGGCCGAGTCGAAGTGCGCAATGCTGAAGAAATAA
- a CDS encoding ABC transporter ATP-binding protein: MTTSNTPALEIRDLHAWYGESHILHGVDLTVNRGEVVTLLGRNGAGRTTTLRAIMGLTGTRKGSIKVNGHETISLPTHKIAHYGIGYCPEERAIFSSLSCEENLMLPPVLKGADTSKGMSETDIYEMFPNLKERRQSQGTRLSGGEQQMLAVGRILRTGANLLLLDEISEGLAPVIVQALARMILMLKQKGYTVVMVEQNFRFAAPLADRFYVMEHGSIVERFAANELQAKMPVLHELLGV; the protein is encoded by the coding sequence ATGACGACATCCAACACACCCGCGCTCGAGATCAGGGACCTGCACGCCTGGTACGGCGAATCGCACATCCTGCACGGCGTGGACCTGACCGTGAACCGCGGCGAAGTGGTCACGCTGCTGGGCCGCAACGGCGCTGGCCGCACCACCACGCTGCGCGCGATCATGGGACTGACCGGCACGCGCAAGGGCTCGATCAAGGTCAATGGCCACGAGACCATCAGCCTGCCCACGCACAAGATCGCGCACTACGGCATTGGCTATTGCCCCGAAGAACGGGCGATCTTCTCCAGCCTCTCATGCGAAGAGAACCTGATGCTGCCGCCGGTGCTGAAGGGCGCCGACACCAGCAAGGGCATGAGCGAGACCGATATCTACGAGATGTTCCCGAACCTGAAGGAGCGCCGCCAGAGCCAGGGCACGCGTCTTTCCGGCGGTGAGCAGCAGATGCTGGCGGTCGGGCGCATCCTGCGCACCGGCGCCAACCTGCTGCTGCTCGATGAAATCTCGGAAGGATTGGCACCGGTGATCGTGCAGGCGCTTGCGCGCATGATCCTGATGCTCAAGCAGAAGGGGTACACGGTGGTGATGGTGGAGCAGAACTTCCGCTTCGCCGCGCCGTTGGCGGACCGCTTCTACGTGATGGAGCACGGCAGCATCGTCGAGCGCTTCGCGGCCAATGAGCTGCAGGCCAAGATGCCGGTGCTGCACGAACTGCTCGGGGTCTGA
- a CDS encoding ABC transporter ATP-binding protein, translating to MNQQETILETRNLTKEFKGFTAVSDVNLRVRRGSIHALIGPNGAGKTTCFNLLTKFLEPTTGTILFNGIDITREKPAQIARRGVIRSFQISAVFPHLTVMENVRIGLQRQLGTAYQFWRSERSLDVLNDRAMELLEQVGLTEFAQTLTVNLPYGRKRALEIATTLAMEPELMLLDEPTQGMGHEDVDRVTQLIKKVSAGRTILMVEHNMSVVSSIADKITVLQRGAILAEGPYAEVSKDPRVMEAYMGTVDAELQGAH from the coding sequence ATGAACCAGCAGGAAACCATCCTGGAAACGCGGAACCTCACCAAGGAGTTCAAGGGGTTCACGGCGGTGAGCGACGTCAACCTGCGGGTACGCCGCGGGTCGATCCATGCCTTGATCGGCCCCAACGGCGCCGGCAAGACGACTTGCTTCAACCTGCTCACCAAGTTCCTGGAGCCGACCACCGGCACCATCCTTTTCAACGGCATCGACATCACCCGTGAAAAGCCCGCGCAGATCGCGCGGCGCGGCGTGATCCGTTCGTTCCAGATCTCGGCGGTATTTCCGCACCTGACGGTGATGGAGAACGTGCGCATCGGGCTGCAGCGGCAGCTCGGCACGGCGTACCAGTTCTGGCGCAGCGAGCGCTCGCTGGACGTGCTCAATGACCGCGCCATGGAGCTGCTCGAACAGGTCGGCCTGACCGAGTTCGCGCAGACGCTGACGGTGAACCTTCCATACGGCCGCAAGCGCGCGCTGGAGATTGCCACCACGCTGGCAATGGAGCCCGAGCTGATGCTGCTCGACGAACCCACGCAGGGCATGGGCCACGAAGACGTGGACCGCGTCACGCAGCTGATCAAGAAGGTTTCGGCGGGCCGCACCATCCTGATGGTGGAGCACAACATGAGCGTGGTCTCGTCGATCGCCGACAAGATCACCGTGCTGCAGCGTGGCGCGATCCTGGCCGAAGGGCCGTATGCGGAAGTCTCGAAGGATCCGCGCGTGATGGAGGCCTACATGGGCACCGTCGACGCGGAACTGCAGGGCGCGCACTGA
- a CDS encoding GMC family oxidoreductase: METFDYIIVGAGSAGCVLANRLTQDADVNVLLLEAGGKDDYHWIHIPVGYLYCIGNPRTDWLYRTEAEAGLNGRSLGYPRGRVLGGCSSINGMIYMRGQREDYDAWARLTGDDGWRWDNVLPLFKRSEDHHRGPSEFHGAGGEWRVEGQRLRWDILERFADAAEEAGIPRTEDFNRGDNFGVGYFEVNQRRGIRWNTAKAFLRRASERPNLTIVTGAQVSGLTFDGRRCTGVNYIGGGRAQTAVARQEVILAAGAVNTPQLLELSGIGQAERLQALGIPVRHALPGVGENLQDHLQLRSVVKVSGVRTLNTRAASLWGKFCIGVQYAFNQSGPMSMAPSQLGAFARSDLAQARPNVEYHVQPLSLDKFGDPLHAFNAFTASACNLRPTSRGSVHIGSADFRQAPVIAPNYLATDEDRKVAADSIRLTRRIVASPALAPYQPEEWLPGPAFQTDEQLAEAAGNIGTTIFHPVGTCKMGRADDPMAVVDHRLRVLGIDGLRVVDASVMPLITSGNTNSPTIMIAERASDLIREDRRQGLAAAEVLVQSAPAAAAAGA; this comes from the coding sequence ATGGAGACATTCGACTACATCATCGTGGGGGCCGGTTCAGCCGGCTGTGTCCTGGCGAACCGCCTGACGCAGGATGCGGACGTCAACGTGTTGCTGCTGGAGGCCGGCGGCAAGGACGACTACCACTGGATCCATATCCCGGTGGGCTACCTGTACTGCATCGGCAACCCGCGCACCGACTGGCTCTATCGCACCGAGGCCGAGGCCGGGCTGAACGGCCGCTCGCTGGGCTATCCGCGCGGGCGCGTGCTGGGCGGTTGCTCGTCGATCAACGGCATGATCTATATGCGCGGCCAGCGCGAGGATTATGACGCGTGGGCGCGGCTGACCGGCGACGATGGCTGGCGCTGGGACAATGTGCTGCCGCTGTTCAAGCGCAGCGAGGACCACCACCGCGGCCCGAGCGAATTCCATGGCGCCGGCGGCGAATGGCGCGTGGAAGGCCAGCGCCTGCGCTGGGACATCCTGGAGCGCTTTGCTGATGCCGCCGAAGAGGCGGGGATTCCGCGCACAGAGGATTTCAACCGCGGCGACAACTTCGGCGTCGGCTATTTCGAAGTGAACCAGCGCCGCGGCATCCGCTGGAACACGGCCAAGGCCTTCCTGCGGCGTGCGTCTGAGCGTCCCAACCTGACCATCGTCACCGGGGCGCAGGTGAGCGGGCTGACCTTCGACGGGCGCCGCTGCACTGGCGTGAACTATATCGGCGGCGGCCGGGCGCAGACTGCGGTGGCCAGGCAGGAAGTGATCCTGGCCGCGGGCGCGGTCAATACGCCGCAGCTGCTGGAACTGTCGGGCATCGGCCAGGCCGAGCGCCTGCAGGCGCTCGGTATCCCGGTGCGCCATGCGCTGCCCGGCGTGGGCGAGAACCTGCAGGACCACCTGCAGCTGCGCTCCGTGGTGAAGGTCAGCGGCGTGCGCACGCTCAACACGCGCGCCGCGAGCCTGTGGGGCAAGTTCTGCATCGGCGTGCAGTACGCCTTCAACCAGAGCGGTCCGATGAGCATGGCGCCGTCGCAGCTGGGCGCCTTTGCGCGCTCTGACCTGGCTCAGGCGCGGCCGAACGTGGAGTACCACGTGCAGCCCTTGTCGCTGGACAAGTTCGGCGACCCGCTGCATGCGTTCAATGCCTTTACCGCGAGTGCCTGCAACCTGCGGCCGACCTCGCGCGGCAGCGTGCATATCGGCAGCGCGGATTTCCGCCAGGCGCCGGTGATCGCGCCCAATTACCTGGCGACCGACGAGGATCGGAAAGTCGCGGCCGACTCCATCCGGCTCACGCGCCGTATCGTGGCGTCGCCGGCGCTGGCGCCGTACCAGCCCGAGGAATGGCTGCCGGGTCCGGCATTCCAGACCGACGAACAGCTGGCCGAAGCGGCCGGCAATATCGGCACCACCATCTTCCATCCGGTGGGCACCTGCAAGATGGGCCGCGCCGACGACCCGATGGCCGTGGTCGACCATCGCCTGCGCGTGCTGGGCATCGACGGCCTGCGCGTGGTCGATGCCTCGGTGATGCCGCTGATCACGTCGGGCAACACCAATTCGCCGACCATCATGATCGCCGAGCGCGCCAGCGACCTGATCCGCGAAGACCGCCGGCAGGGCCTGGCCGCGGCAGAAGTATTGGTGCAATCAGCGCCGGCGGCAGCCGCTGCAGGCGCCTGA
- a CDS encoding CoA-acylating methylmalonate-semialdehyde dehydrogenase → MPSATQHSGAEVEDILAEASAVQTIIGHSIAGRQTRGASQRLADIYNPATGEVAARVALGTTQDVADAVAAAQAAFPAWADTPPLRRARILFKFKELLDQHHDDLAALITREHGKVFSDAKGEVTRGIEVVEFACGIPNLLKTDFTDNIGGGIDNWNLRQPLGVVAGITPFNFPVMVPMWMFPVAIACGNTFVLKPSERDPSPSLLIADLLRQAGLPDGVFNVVQGDKEAVDALLAHPDVQALSFVGSTPIAEYIYTEGTKHGKRVQALGGAKNHLVVMPDADLDQAVDALIGAAYGSAGERCMAISVAVAVGDVADKLVPRLAERASSLKIRNGMESDAEMGPLVTAAHKAKVEGYIAKGVEEGATLVTDGRGHTVPGHENGFYVGGTLFDNVKPDMTIYKEEIFGPVLSVVRVHDFAEAVALINAHEFGNGVSCYTSDGGIARAFARQIQIGMVGINVPIPVPMAWHSFGGWKRSLFGDHHAYGEEGVRFYTRYKSVMQRWPDSIAKGAEFTMPVAK, encoded by the coding sequence ATGCCGTCAGCGACCCAGCATTCAGGAGCGGAAGTGGAAGACATCCTTGCAGAAGCCAGCGCAGTGCAGACCATCATCGGCCATAGCATCGCAGGCCGGCAGACACGCGGCGCATCGCAGCGTCTGGCCGATATCTATAACCCCGCCACCGGCGAAGTCGCAGCACGCGTGGCGCTTGGCACCACGCAGGACGTGGCCGATGCCGTCGCCGCCGCCCAGGCCGCGTTCCCCGCCTGGGCCGACACGCCGCCGCTGCGCCGCGCGCGCATCCTGTTCAAGTTCAAGGAACTGCTCGACCAGCACCACGATGACCTGGCCGCGCTGATCACGCGCGAGCATGGCAAGGTGTTCTCGGATGCGAAGGGCGAAGTCACGCGCGGCATCGAGGTGGTGGAATTCGCCTGCGGCATCCCCAACCTGCTCAAGACCGATTTCACCGACAACATCGGCGGCGGCATCGACAACTGGAACCTGCGCCAGCCGCTGGGCGTGGTGGCCGGCATCACGCCGTTCAACTTCCCGGTGATGGTGCCGATGTGGATGTTCCCGGTGGCAATCGCCTGCGGCAATACCTTCGTGCTGAAGCCGTCGGAGCGCGATCCGTCGCCGAGCCTGCTGATTGCCGATCTGCTGCGCCAGGCGGGATTGCCCGATGGCGTGTTCAATGTCGTGCAGGGCGACAAGGAAGCCGTGGACGCGCTGCTCGCGCATCCGGACGTCCAGGCGCTGTCGTTCGTCGGCTCGACGCCGATCGCCGAGTACATCTATACGGAAGGGACCAAGCACGGCAAGCGCGTGCAGGCCTTGGGCGGCGCCAAGAACCACCTGGTGGTGATGCCGGATGCCGATCTCGACCAGGCGGTCGATGCGCTGATCGGTGCCGCGTATGGTTCTGCCGGCGAGCGCTGCATGGCGATCTCGGTCGCTGTAGCGGTGGGCGACGTCGCCGACAAGCTGGTGCCGCGTCTCGCCGAACGCGCCAGCTCGCTGAAGATCCGCAACGGCATGGAGTCCGACGCCGAAATGGGTCCGCTGGTAACCGCTGCGCACAAGGCCAAGGTGGAGGGCTATATCGCCAAGGGCGTGGAAGAAGGCGCGACGCTGGTGACCGATGGCCGCGGTCACACCGTACCCGGCCATGAGAACGGCTTCTATGTCGGCGGCACGCTGTTCGACAACGTCAAGCCGGATATGACGATCTACAAGGAAGAGATCTTCGGTCCGGTGTTGTCGGTGGTGCGCGTGCATGACTTTGCCGAAGCCGTGGCGCTGATCAATGCGCATGAATTCGGCAACGGCGTATCGTGCTACACCAGCGACGGCGGCATCGCGCGCGCGTTCGCGCGGCAGATCCAGATCGGCATGGTCGGCATCAACGTGCCGATTCCGGTGCCGATGGCATGGCATTCATTCGGTGGCTGGAAGCGATCGCTGTTTGGCGACCATCACGCCTATGGCGAAGAGGGCGTGCGTTTCTACACGCGCTACAAGAGCGTGATGCAGCGCTGGCCGGATTCGATTGCCAAGGGCGCTGAGTTCACCATGCCGGTGGCGAAATAG
- a CDS encoding LysR family transcriptional regulator, producing MDLHHLRAFVAVAREGNLTRAAQRLHLTQPAVSLQLKALQSAWRIRLFERTAAGLTLTADGAALLPLAERILDGVGDLQHTVSAMHHTVRGRLAIGTILDPEFTRLGPMLRTLVERHPQIGTELRHGMSGWVLQQVRSGALDVGFYLGQPPDAGFHALTLTPFSYYVVAPKGWKERTALRSWAQLATLPWIWTPPESAHNRLLSARFAQAGVDPAGVPKVAHVDQEASMLDLVRSGVGLSLVRDAIALRESHAHGLVIVEGVSVQTELTLVCLATRRDDPVVAAVFGVAESVFRT from the coding sequence TTGGACCTCCACCACCTGCGCGCCTTCGTTGCCGTCGCGCGCGAGGGCAACCTGACCCGCGCCGCGCAGCGGCTGCACCTGACGCAGCCCGCAGTGAGCCTGCAGTTGAAGGCGCTGCAATCGGCGTGGCGCATCCGGCTGTTCGAGCGCACTGCCGCGGGCCTGACGCTGACCGCCGACGGCGCCGCATTGCTGCCGCTGGCTGAGCGCATCCTCGATGGCGTGGGCGACCTGCAGCACACCGTCAGCGCGATGCATCACACCGTGCGCGGCCGGCTGGCGATCGGCACCATCCTCGACCCGGAATTCACGCGGCTTGGCCCGATGCTGCGCACGCTGGTGGAACGCCATCCGCAGATCGGCACCGAACTGCGCCACGGCATGTCGGGCTGGGTGCTGCAACAGGTACGCAGCGGCGCGCTCGACGTGGGCTTCTACCTGGGCCAGCCGCCCGACGCCGGCTTCCATGCGCTGACGCTGACGCCCTTCTCTTACTATGTGGTGGCGCCCAAGGGCTGGAAAGAGCGCACCGCGCTGCGCTCATGGGCGCAGCTGGCAACACTGCCATGGATCTGGACGCCACCGGAATCGGCGCACAACCGGCTCTTGTCGGCGCGCTTTGCGCAGGCCGGCGTCGATCCGGCCGGCGTGCCCAAGGTGGCGCATGTCGACCAGGAGGCGTCGATGCTGGACCTGGTGCGCTCCGGCGTGGGGCTGTCACTGGTGCGCGACGCGATCGCGCTGCGCGAATCGCATGCGCACGGGCTGGTGATCGTGGAAGGGGTCTCGGTGCAGACCGAGCTGACGCTGGTATGCCTGGCCACGCGCCGCGACGACCCGGTGGTCGCGGCAGTGTTCGGCGTGGCCGAGTCGGTGTTCCGGACCTAG
- a CDS encoding alpha/beta hydrolase: protein MEQPMTDDPAIAGVAGMPADTPAGTHAPVQSRQRMRDGTELLLRTWQPDPARFAEPLGSVLLVHGLAEHAGRYQHVADVLCGLGLRVRAHDLRGHGASGGARMVADHQDAYLDDLAEIYDAAVPGWHELPILLGHSMGGLIAARFATARVRPVRALVLSSPALALRLSGPMLALHRVLLALAPRLRVPNPIDARLLSHDPAVVAAYRSDPLVQTTITASVLESFIGGMAQAQADAALLEAPTLMLVGGADRVVDPAGSRRFFDNAPPALREQVWFEHGYHEIFNEAQPLRGEVFAALTGWLQRHLQQHGS from the coding sequence ATGGAACAACCGATGACGGACGATCCTGCTATTGCCGGTGTTGCCGGCATGCCTGCCGATACCCCCGCCGGCACGCATGCGCCGGTGCAGAGCCGCCAGCGCATGCGCGACGGCACCGAGCTGCTGCTGCGCACCTGGCAGCCCGATCCGGCGCGCTTTGCCGAGCCGCTCGGCTCGGTGCTGCTGGTGCATGGGCTTGCCGAGCATGCCGGACGCTACCAGCATGTGGCCGATGTGCTGTGCGGGCTGGGCCTGCGCGTGCGTGCGCACGACCTGCGCGGCCATGGTGCCAGCGGCGGCGCGCGCATGGTGGCGGACCATCAGGATGCCTACCTGGACGACCTCGCCGAGATCTACGATGCCGCGGTGCCTGGCTGGCACGAGTTGCCGATCCTGCTTGGCCACAGCATGGGCGGGCTGATTGCGGCACGCTTTGCCACCGCGCGCGTGCGCCCGGTACGCGCGCTGGTGCTGTCCTCGCCCGCGCTGGCGCTGCGGCTGTCGGGACCGATGCTGGCGCTGCACCGCGTGCTGCTGGCGCTGGCACCGCGGCTGCGCGTGCCCAATCCGATCGATGCGCGGCTCTTGTCGCACGACCCCGCCGTGGTGGCCGCCTACCGCTCGGATCCGCTGGTGCAGACGACCATCACCGCCAGCGTACTGGAGAGCTTTATCGGCGGCATGGCGCAGGCCCAGGCCGATGCCGCGCTGCTGGAGGCCCCCACGCTGATGCTGGTCGGCGGCGCCGACCGCGTGGTGGACCCGGCCGGCAGCCGCCGCTTCTTCGACAACGCGCCGCCGGCGTTGCGCGAACAGGTCTGGTTCGAGCATGGCTACCACGAGATCTTCAATGAAGCGCAGCCGCTGCGCGGCGAAGTGTTCGCGGCGCTGACCGGCTGGCTGCAGCGCCACCTGCAGCAGCACGGAAGCTAG